DNA from Spirochaetota bacterium:
TCTTCACCGCTTTTGCCTTCGGTTTCACCCTGGCTTTGGGTTTTGCTTTCGGTCTGGCGATGGGCTTCGCTTTGGGCTTCGCCTTCGCTTTGACCGATAGTGCCTTGACCGCTTTGGCCTTGGGCTTTGCCGCGGTCGCTTTCACGGCCTTCGCCTTAGGCTTCGCCGCCGCAGCTTTCACGGCTTTAGCCTTGGGCTTCGCCGCCGCAGCTTTCACAGCCTTGGCTTTTGGCTTCGCCGCCGTCACCTTCAACGCTTTGGCCTTCGGCTTTGCAGCGGGTTTAGCAAGCTTTTTCACCGCCGGTTTCGCGGCCGGTTGCTTCACCGCGGACTGGATCGCGGCCTGTGCCGCGGCAAGCCGCGCGATGGGCACCCTGAAAGGCGAACAGCTCACATAAGAGAGCCCTAACTGGTGGCAGAACTCGATCGAACTCGGCTCGCCTCCGTGCTCCCCGCAGATTCCCAGCTTGATGTCCTTTCTTGTAGCCCGGCCCTTTTCAACCGCTATTCGCATGAGGGATCCGACGCCTTCCCGGTCGAGAACCTGGAACGGGTCGATCGGGAGAAGCTTCTTGCCGACGTAATCGGGTACGAACGCGCCGATATCGTCGCGCGAGAAGGCAAAGGTCATCTGGGTGAGGTCATTGGTCCCGAAGGAAAAGAACTCAGCCACCTTCGCGATCTTGTCGGCGGTGATCGCCGCGCGCGGAACCTCGATCATGGTTCCGAACGCGTGCTCGACCTTTGCGACACCCATCCTTCTGCACACCTCAGCATGCACCTTGTCGAGAAGCTTCCTCTGGTGCTCGAGCTCCGTGACCTGGCCTACCACGGGGATCATGATCTCCGGGATCACGTTCTTCCCTTCTTTTTTCAGTTCAACCGCGGACTCGAGAATAGCGCGGTACTGCATCTCGGATATCTCGGGGAACGTGATCCCCAGCCGCACGCCGCGGTGTCCCATCATCGGGTTCGATTCGTGGAGGTCGTCCGCTCGCTTGCTCAGGCGCTCCATCGTGATCCCGAGTGACGCGGCGAGCTTTTCGCGCTCGTCCTGCCGGTTGGGCACGAATTCGTGCAGCGGGGGATCCAGCAGACGAATCGTCACGGGAAGCCCGTCCATGACCGCGAGGGTGTTCTTGATGTCGCGTTTCACGAAGGGGAAGAGCTCGTCCAGGGCCGCACGCCTCTTTTCCTCGGTGTCCGATAATATCATCTTGCGGAGGATGAACAGCGGCTCCTCCGAGTGCTTGCCGTAGAACATGTGCTCCGTCCTGAACAGTCCAATTCCCTCGGCACCGAACTCGCGCGCCTTCGCGGCGTCTTCCGGGGTGTCCGCGTTGGTGCGCACCTTCAGGGTACGGAGCTCGTCTGCGATTTTCATGAAATTCTGGAAGCGCGGATTTTCGGTGGCGTCCATCATCGTGAGCGCGCCGCCGTATACCAGACCCTTCGTCCCGTTCAGGGTGAGCGTTTCCCCTTCGCGGAAGCTTCGCCCTTCGACGGTCATCGTTTTAGCGTGCACGTCGACGTGTATCGTCCCCGCGCCCACGATACAGCACTTGCCCCACCCGCGGGCAACGAGCGCCGCGTGCGAGGTCATTCCGCCGCGTGCGGTGAGAATCCCGATCGCGGCCCTCATTCCCTCGACGTCTTCCGGATTGGTCTCCTCGCGGACCAGGATCACCTTCTTGCCGCTCTTCGCCGCCTCGACCGCGTCATTCGCGGTGAAGACGATTGGCCCGCAGGCGCCGCCCGGTCCCGCGGGAAGCCCGCGCGCGATCACCGTCGCGGATTTCTCGGCGTTGGGATCGACGATCGGGTGAAGGAGCTCGTCGAGCTGGGCGGGGGCGACGCGCAGGATCGCGTCCTTTTTCGTTATCAGGCCCTCGGCCAGCATGTCCATTGCCATGTTGAGCGCGGCGGTGCCGGTTCGCTTGCCCACGCGGCACTGGAGCATCCACAGGCGGCCGTCCTGGATGGTGAACTCGATGTCC
Protein-coding regions in this window:
- a CDS encoding pyruvate, phosphate dikinase, encoding MTKRVYLFGGKHTDGRADMKTLLGGKGANLAEMCQIGIPVPAGFTITTEVCNEYYRLGRKMPAGLDKEVLAALKKVEDIMGAKFGDPKNPLLVSVRSGAVKSMPGMMETVLNVGLCSTTIPGMIAKTGNPRFVYDAYRRLIMMYSDVVMEKAAGIEPDEGKGIRQQLDRMLGDLKQSRGYKTDADISGDDLKELVDRFKGKVREVLGKEFPDSPFEQLWGGIGAVFASWNGKRAISYRRIEAIPDEWGTAVNVQSMVFGNMGDTSATGVAFSRNPATGDNHFYGEWLVNAQGEDVVAGIRTPNPLNESTKNDQNKGMVSLETAMPAVYKELDGIRTRLEKHYTDMQDIEFTIQDGRLWMLQCRVGKRTGTAALNMAMDMLAEGLITKKDAILRVAPAQLDELLHPIVDPNAEKSATVIARGLPAGPGGACGPIVFTANDAVEAAKSGKKVILVREETNPEDVEGMRAAIGILTARGGMTSHAALVARGWGKCCIVGAGTIHVDVHAKTMTVEGRSFREGETLTLNGTKGLVYGGALTMMDATENPRFQNFMKIADELRTLKVRTNADTPEDAAKAREFGAEGIGLFRTEHMFYGKHSEEPLFILRKMILSDTEEKRRAALDELFPFVKRDIKNTLAVMDGLPVTIRLLDPPLHEFVPNRQDEREKLAASLGITMERLSKRADDLHESNPMMGHRGVRLGITFPEISEMQYRAILESAVELKKEGKNVIPEIMIPVVGQVTELEHQRKLLDKVHAEVCRRMGVAKVEHAFGTMIEVPRAAITADKIAKVAEFFSFGTNDLTQMTFAFSRDDIGAFVPDYVGKKLLPIDPFQVLDREGVGSLMRIAVEKGRATRKDIKLGICGEHGGEPSSIEFCHQLGLSYVSCSPFRVPIARLAAAQAAIQSAVKQPAAKPAVKKLAKPAAKPKAKALKVTAAKPKAKAVKAAAAKPKAKAVKAAAAKPKAKAVKATAAKPKAKAVKALSVKAKAKPKAKPIARPKAKPKARVKPKAKAVKKPAGKKKK